The genome window CACAATAATGAACAGTGTTCCAGCGCTATCTACGCGCTGTTCCAGCGTTCAAGCCCGAAGCACGTTTATAAGGAGAGATACCGTGGCTGGTTCCCACCACATCGAGCCCGAGATCCACAATGGTGTGTCCACCCTGGATGAGCCCTCGGCCGCCTGGGGCTGGCACAACATCGGATTCCGCGCCACCCAACTCGCCGGCTGGATCTCCGTCATCTTCCTGCTGGGCTACAACTTTGGTAACCACCAGGGCCACGTGGAAACCATCTGGCTGTTCACCTGCGCCGCGCTCATCGCCGTGGGACTGCTCTTCCACGCCTTCCGCCCCAAGCTCAGCCAGGTACGCACTCTGAGTTCCCACAACAAGCCGGTGGGCCACCAGGAGCCGGAGTGGGCCTACCTCCAGGCCACCCTCCAGGGCCCCTACGCCGAGTTGAGCGATAGCGAGCTGCGCGCCCTCAACATCGAGCCCTCTCGCGTCGAGCACCTGCGCGCTCTCCCCCAGAACTAAGCTTTCCCATCGCGGTGGCGGCCCCTTGGTGAAGAGGGGCCGCCACTTTTGTCTTGTCCGGCTGCGTTGTCCGGTTGCGGTTGGGCTGTAGGTTTAGGTCTGCGCTCTGAGGGTTGTGCGGTTGCGCCCCGGCCCCGGGTTGGGTTGTACCCCGAGATGACGGCGCAGGGATAGGACTGCGAGCGTTTTTATCTATGCGGCAGCCTCGCTCGGCCAAGGAGCAAGACCTGGGGGAATGAATGGTGTCCTTATATCGCGACGTCCTCACCCCTATCCCCTATATCCCCTAAGACAACCCGACCCCCTTGGGCGTTGCCTTGCCCCCCCAAAAAAAAGCAGGCGCCCCGGTGTTATTACATTCACCGGGGCGCCACCCTCCTATCCCCCATTCATCGCTAATTCACCCAGGAACGCACCTTGCCGTAAATCTCCGGCCAATTCTTTTCCAATTTACCCACGCACCGGCGAATCACCACGATGTAGATCACCAGCGGAATCACCACCGCGGCTATTCCGCCCAGCACCGTCACCCACGGCATATCTTGAGTCCTGCCCATGCCCAGGCCCACAATTCCCGGAATCAGGGGAATCCAGCCGGTAAGCAGGAACATAAAACCGCTCAGCATCGCCGCGGAGGAATACCCGGAGCGGTCGGACCAGGGATTAGTACCCGGCCGGGACGTGGGAAAGGGGTTATACACGGTCAAGTACAAACTGGTGGCCGCCCCCGTGATGGCATAGCCCAGTACCGCGGGCAGAATCGTGAGAGTAAGACCCCGATCAGGCAAGATAAGCAGCAAAACCACGTAGTACAGCACCATTAGCACGGCCATAATAGCCAGCGTTCCCGCATGACGCGCCAGCAAAAGCGTGCGGGCGCGCACGCCGCTCACGATGTGCAACCAACCGCCGGGGCCGTCATAACCGATGTCATTGGCGGCGCTGGCGGAGAGGACAAAGGACAAAATAAACGCACCCATATACCCGCTCATACCGCCATCTTCATAGGCGCGGTATAGGAAGAACACCAGGACAAAAGGCAGCGGCAGCAGGCTTCCCATCATGCGGCTATCCCTGCGCATATATCGCAGCGCGCGGGAGAAAATAGCGGCACCCGCAGTGTGCTTGAGGCCGGGCAAAAAGATGGTGGGCAGCCCCTCTTTCCCCGTGCGCTCTTTCTTCTTCTTTTTCTTCGCCGCCGCGCTGTGAATCTGCGGCTCGCGCATATCCTGCGCCACTCCCCGATTCCATAGCCACAGCACCGCGCCCAGGGTCACCAGGGCGATTACCCCCTGCGCCACGGCAATGGCCCACTGCCCGCTTATCGACGCCCCCACGGCTCCACCCACCGCGCCGAAAGGCGTCCAGGCAAGCACCTTGCCCAGGGTATCCAGGGGAACCTCGTTACCGTTGTTCACCACGACGTTAAAGCCCAGGATGAGGCCCACCAAGCCCAGGGTGCCCAATGCGGCCAGGCGATCCTTGCCCGTGGCCCCTCGGCCCAAAAATCGCCCCACGACCTCGCCACCCAGAATCGTGGTGAGAAGCGAAACAACAAAGAACGGAATGCCCACGAGCACGGCGGTTATCGAGCCCGCCGCCAGGCACACCACAAGCGCCGTGACCACCGTGCAGAACACCGCCATGAACGCGCGACTATGCAGGAATAGCGTCCACCACAGCCCAGAGGTCACCTGCTTGGGGGTAATCGGCAGAATAGCCAGATCGCGGGCGGTCACCTGCTGCTCCCCGGAGGGCATCATCGCAGTGAGGAGAACGTAGGTGAAGATCCCGGTGGCGATGGCCACGGGGATCACAAAGGTATTCCCCTCCTGTACCTCGAAGAACATGAGCAATCCCAGCGAAGCCATGCCAAGGACGACGTACAGACCCATGACCAGCGCCATGATGAGCACTGAAGGGTTTGATTTGATCGTGCGGCCCCACAGCGTGGTGTGGAGTTTAATGATCGTCTTGGTCATGCGGTGGGCTCACCTCCCAACCAGGTAAGCCCCTCGCCACCGCGTTCCCCACCCACGGCGTCCACAAAGACATCCGTGAGGGAGCGCCCGCCGCGCACCTCTTCCACGCTCCCGGAGGCCTGCACCCGGCCCTGATTGATGATGGCCACGTGGCTGCACAGGCCCTCCACCAATTCCATCACGTGCGAGCTGATCACCACGGTCCCGCCGGAGGCGGCGTAACTGCGCAGGAGATTTTGGATGGTGCGCCCGGAAACCGGGTCCACGGCCTCCAGGGGCTCATCGAGGATCAATACCTTGGGATTATGCAGCAATGCCAAAGCCAGCAGGATCTTCTTGGTCATGCCGGCGGAATAATCCACCACCCGCTTATCCCCGGCCTCCTCAAGCCCCAGGGCGGAGAGGAGTTCCTGGCTGCGTTCCTGCACCGTGGCCGTGTCCATGCCGCGCAGCGCGCCGATATAACTGAGTAGTTCCGGGCCACTGAGGCGATCAAAAACCGGCACGCCATCGGCCAAAAGCCCCATGGCTCTTTTGACCTCCAGGGGTTCTTTCCAGGTGTGATACCCCGCCACCCAGGTATCGCCGCGATCGGGACGCAAAAGGCCCGCGATCATGGAGATCATGGTGGTTTTACCCGCGCCGTTGGGGCCCACGATGCCGTAAATGGAACCCCGGGGAATGTTCAGATCAATCTCATTGACGGCTACCTTGCCGCTAAACGCCTTGCACAGCCCCCGCACCGCGAGGGCCTGCGTGGTGGGATCTTCCTGTAACACGTAGAGACACGTCCTTTCCTTAAAGAAGTATCGTGCCTCTCACCCTATAGAAGAAAAGTGAACAAACGATTAAGCAGTGATCATTTTCTCCTTATCGGCCCCTGTATCCCCCTCGCGTTCCTCCGCCGCCAACTGCCCACAGGCCGCCGCGATTTCCGAGCCCTTGGTATCGCGCACCGTACACGGCACGCCCTGGGCAATCACCCTGCGCACAAACTCATTCTGGCGTTCCTTGGGCGAGGCATCCCATTCCGAACCCGGGGTGGGATTCAGCGGAATCACATTCACGTGCACCTTAGACCCCAGAGCCGCGTGCAGCTTTTTGCCCAGCATATCCGCGCGCCAATCCTGATCGTTTTTGTCCCTAATCAGCGCGTATTCCACCGAAACCCGGCGCCCGGATTTATCCGCGTAATACCGCGCGGCGTCCAAGACCTCCGCCACCGGCCAGCGGTTATTCACCGGCACCAGGATATCGCGCAATTCATCATCGGGGGTGTGCAGGGAAATCGCCAGGGTCACGGACATGTCCTCGTCCGCGAGTTTCCGAATCGCCGGGGCCAGCCCCACGGTGGATACCGTGACATTGCGCTGGGAAATACCAAAGCCCTCGGGCACCGGGCTGGTGATCTGCCGCACCGCAGAGACCACGCGC of Corynebacterium sp. 21KM1197 contains these proteins:
- a CDS encoding ABC transporter ATP-binding protein, whose product is MLQEDPTTQALAVRGLCKAFSGKVAVNEIDLNIPRGSIYGIVGPNGAGKTTMISMIAGLLRPDRGDTWVAGYHTWKEPLEVKRAMGLLADGVPVFDRLSGPELLSYIGALRGMDTATVQERSQELLSALGLEEAGDKRVVDYSAGMTKKILLALALLHNPKVLILDEPLEAVDPVSGRTIQNLLRSYAASGGTVVISSHVMELVEGLCSHVAIINQGRVQASGSVEEVRGGRSLTDVFVDAVGGERGGEGLTWLGGEPTA
- a CDS encoding DUF2631 domain-containing protein; translation: MAGSHHIEPEIHNGVSTLDEPSAAWGWHNIGFRATQLAGWISVIFLLGYNFGNHQGHVETIWLFTCAALIAVGLLFHAFRPKLSQVRTLSSHNKPVGHQEPEWAYLQATLQGPYAELSDSELRALNIEPSRVEHLRALPQN
- the rlmN gene encoding 23S rRNA (adenine(2503)-C(2))-methyltransferase RlmN; this encodes MAEPIKLQFAAPKRGMPPKHFADLDAEARVAAVTDLGLPRFRANQIARHYYGRYEADPSTMTDLPAPAREKVREALFPPLMRPVTQTATDEGETQKTLWRLHDGTLLESVLMRYPDRATLCISSQAGCGMNCPFCATGQGGLDRNLSTGEIVDQVRNAAATMEAEGGRLSNVVFMGMGEPLANYKRVVSAVRQITSPVPEGFGISQRNVTVSTVGLAPAIRKLADEDMSVTLAISLHTPDDELRDILVPVNNRWPVAEVLDAARYYADKSGRRVSVEYALIRDKNDQDWRADMLGKKLHAALGSKVHVNVIPLNPTPGSEWDASPKERQNEFVRRVIAQGVPCTVRDTKGSEIAAACGQLAAEEREGDTGADKEKMITA